A stretch of Rhododendron vialii isolate Sample 1 chromosome 4a, ASM3025357v1 DNA encodes these proteins:
- the LOC131324693 gene encoding UDP-glycosyltransferase 73C3-like yields MASQKPHQLHFVLFPLMAPGHFIPIIDMAKLIAQHGPTVTIITTPLIAARFSHTINRAAATGLPLRLLHLPFPVEAGLPNGCETLETVTSKDLLKKFFVAIDMLRQPFEQLLEQLEPSPTCMIVDKHLPWAAETARKFRIPGIVFDGMSCFSLFCLHTLYVSKAHESVPASEPFVLPNFPDTIVLTRSQLPGMFNPSSLIDMQDFRERVRVAEAEAYGTVVNSFHELEQSYVNGIRKVKGGKVWCIGPLSLCNKDSSDKAQRGNKASIDEIECLKWLDEQEPGSVIYACLGSISRLSPSQLIELGLGLELSGRPFVWVIRGNEKAENVYKWIEEDGFEERVKGRGLVIRGWAPQVLILDHPSVGAFLTHCGWNSTLEGVCAGVPLVTWPIFAEQFINEKLVEVVLEIGVSIGSRSAVELYEDDKCAVVAVEREAVRKAVDEVMAGGAKAEERRKRAREYGEMAKKAVEEGGSSYLNVELLIQDMMEHVNGMGPKEEHE; encoded by the coding sequence ATGGCTTCACAGAAACCCCATCAGCTTCACTTTGTCCTATTTCCATTAATGGCCCCTGGCCACTTCATCCCTATCATTGACATGGCCAAATTAATAGCCCAACACGGCCCAACTGTCACTATCATCACCACCCCTCTCATCGCCGCCAGATTCAGCCATACGATCAACCGCGCCGCCGCCACCGGCCTCCCCCTCCGCCTCCTCCACCTCCCGTTTCCTGTGGAAGCTGGCTTACCGAATGGCTGCGAAACCCTCGAAACTGTCACCTCTAAAGACTTGCTGAagaaatttttcgtcgccatAGACATGTTAAGACAACCGTTCGAACAATTGTTGGAACAGCTGGAACCCAGCCCGACTTGCATGATAGTTGATAAACATCTCCCGTGGGCAGCCGAAACTGCCCGTAAGTTTCGGATCCCGGGAATCGTTTTCGATGGCATGAgttgcttctctctcttctgtctTCACACTCTATATGTATCCAAAGCGCATGAAAGTGTTCCTGCATCAGAGCCCTTTGTTTTGCCAAATTTTCCTGACACTATTGTATTGACAAGATCCCAACTCCCCGGAATGTTCAATCCGAGTTCATTAATAGATATGCAGGATTTTCGCGAAAGAGTAAGAGTAGCTGAAGCCGAAGCCTATGGGACCGTGGTTAATAGTTTCCATGAGTTGGAGCAAAGTTACGTAAACGGAATTCGTAAGGTGAAGGGAGGAAAAGTATGGTGCATTGGGCCACTTTCGCTCTGCAACAAAGATAGTTCGGATAAAGCCCAAAGAGGAAACAAGGCTTCAATTGACGAAATCGAGTGTTTGAAGTGGTTAGATGAACAAGAGCCAGGGTCTGTAATCTACGCCTGTCTTGGAAGCATTAGCCGTCTGTCTCCTTCGCAGTTAATTGAGCTCGGGTTGGGCTTGGAGTTATCCGGACGCCCGTTTGTTTGGGTTATAAGAGGCAATGAGAAAGCCGAGAATGTGTACAAGTGGATCGAAGAAGACGGGTTTGAGGAGAGAGTGAAGGGGAGAGGACTTGTTATCCGTGGTTGGGCACCACAAGTACTCATATTAGACCACCCGTCAGTGGGGGCTTTCTTGACCCACTGCGGGTGGAATTCGACTTTGGAAGGAGTATGTGCTGGTGTCCCATTGGTAACATGGCCGATTTTCGCGGAGCAATTTATCAATGAGAAGTTGGTGGAGGTTGTACTGGAGATTGGAGTGAGCATTGGGTCACGGTCGGCTGTGGAATTGTATGAGGATGATAAGTGTGCGGTGGTGGCAGTGGAGAGGGAAGCAGTTAGGAAAGCGGTGGATGAAGTGATGGCCGGAGGAGCAAAGGCggaagagaggagaaaaagggcGAGAGAATATGGAGAGATGGCAAAGAAGGCAGTGGAAGAAGGTGGTTCTTCTTATTTGAATGTGGAATTGTTGATTCAAGATATGATGGAACATGTCAATGGCATGGGACCAAAGGAAGAACACGAATGA